ACACGATGCGGACGAAACCGGCCTGGGTGAAGGCGCACGTCGCCCAGCCCTTCGCGCGGCGGCGGGTGAACCACTTCAGCGCCAGGTCATGCCGCTCGTGGCTGGGCCAGAGCAACGCAATGAGCAGATTGGTGTCGAGCAGGTAGCCCTTCATACGCCCTCGGCTTCAATGCGGCGCACGTCGTCCGTGGTCACCTTCGGCGAGTCCGCCGGCAGTTGGAACACCACGAGGCCATCCTTGTCCTGGGCGGGAGTGGAGGCGCTCAATCCCTTGCGCATCAGATCCGAAACGGTTTTGCCGAGCGAAACGCCGCGCAGCTTGGCTTGCCGGGCGGCCAGTTCCAGAACATCATCGTCGAGAGTCAGTGTCGTTCTCATGACGATACGATGCTTGTGGTCCTGTTTGATGTCAATCAGCGTTATGGGCATCATTGTGTCTTTCGAGTGACTCACAACTCATTTCATGCCTCACTCTAACCGCAAGAGTCCTATCGGATCACGCTGCCGTGAGCTTTGTGCTATCCACTCTTGCTGAGCTCTGCTATGCGACAAGCCCGTGAGCGACGTCACGCGAATCCTCGAACGCGCCGAGCAAGGCGACCCCGCGGCCGCCGGGGATTTGCTGCCGCTGGTCTATGACGAGTTGCGCAGGCTGGCCGCGCACAAGATGGCCAATGAAGCCGCCGGCCATACGCTTCAACCCACCGCGCTCGTCCACGAAGCCTGGCTGCGCCTCGTCGGCGGCGAGCCGCAGCACTGGAATGGACGCAGCCATTTCTTCGCCGCCGCCGCGGAGGCGATGCGGCGCATCCTCATCGACAACGCCCGGCGGCGCCAGGCGGCGCGGCACGGCGGCGGCGCCGCGCGTACGGACCTCGAGGGAGTGGACCTGGCCGCGCCGCAGAGCGATGAACGGTTGCTCGCGGTCCACGAAGCGCTCGAACAATTCGAGCGCGTGGACCGCCGTGCGGCGGAACTGGTGAAGCTCCGCTGCTTCGTGGGACTGAACATGTCCGAAGCCGCCGAGGCCCTGAACCTACCGCTGCGCAGCGCCGAGCGGTTGTGGGCGTATGCGCGAGCGTGGTTGCGCCGCGAAATGGATGCGCCTCGGTAGAGAATCGAGGCGGCACGCCGCTCAGGCCAGACGCGGAGAGGACCTGGGAGCGCGGGCATCCTTGCCGGCAAGTCGGGCGCTCCGCGAGCCACACGATCCGAGCGGCCGGTGGCCAGCACGGAGGATGGCGCTCCTGGGAGAATCCGCGATCGTAAGAGCACGGGCACCGTGTGTTGGGCCTGCAAAAAGTTGGCGGGGCACGCCGGCTTTTTCCGCA
The sequence above is a segment of the Verrucomicrobiota bacterium genome. Coding sequences within it:
- a CDS encoding sigma-70 family RNA polymerase sigma factor, with amino-acid sequence MSDVTRILERAEQGDPAAAGDLLPLVYDELRRLAAHKMANEAAGHTLQPTALVHEAWLRLVGGEPQHWNGRSHFFAAAAEAMRRILIDNARRRQAARHGGGAARTDLEGVDLAAPQSDERLLAVHEALEQFERVDRRAAELVKLRCFVGLNMSEAAEALNLPLRSAERLWAYARAWLRREMDAPR
- a CDS encoding antitoxin, whose product is MRTTLTLDDDVLELAARQAKLRGVSLGKTVSDLMRKGLSASTPAQDKDGLVVFQLPADSPKVTTDDVRRIEAEGV